A single genomic interval of Heteronotia binoei isolate CCM8104 ecotype False Entrance Well chromosome 11, APGP_CSIRO_Hbin_v1, whole genome shotgun sequence harbors:
- the LOC132579117 gene encoding phospholipase A2, minor isoenzyme-like has translation MNFVLLFLLATVGAVSAATSAPFRNLWQFHNMIKCTIPSSDPLKDYSNYGCYCGLGGSGTPMDDLDRCCQIHDNCYGDALKHRDCKFLMDNPYTKTYTYSCSGSAITCSEENDTCAAFICNCDRSAAICFAGASYNEEYKKLDTSKHCK, from the exons TTGGCGCAGTGAGTGCCGCCACCAGTGCCCCCTTCCGGAACTTATGGCAATTCCATAACATGATCAAATGCACCATTCCGAGTAGTGACCCACTGAAGGATTACAGTAACTATGGCTGCTACTGTGGCCTTGGCGGCAGCGGGACTCCAATGGATGACCTGGACAG GTGCTGCCAGATTCATGACAACTGCTATGGAGATGCCCTTAAACACCGTGACTGTAAATTCCTCATGGACAACCCCTACACAAAGACCTACACCTACAGCTGCTCTGGCAGTGCTATCACCTGCAGTG aAGAGAACGACACCTGTGCAGCGTTTATCTGCAACTGTGACCGAAGTGCTGCCATCTGTTTTGCGGGAGCTTCATACAATGAAGAATACAAGAAACTGGACACCAGCAAACACTGCAAATGA